Proteins found in one Rhodospirillales bacterium genomic segment:
- the fdhD gene encoding formate dehydrogenase accessory sulfurtransferase FdhD, protein MTTPRPDLLVRPDPSDPRLTRKVVGVDERGRRLETSVTVERPLTLYLNGQEIVTMMTIGDYPEYLALGYLLNQNMLLPEDTVRAVDFDEDIGAIVVRTDRRTDYEEKLKKKTMTSGCAQGTVFGDVMEKFEKTALPREARFRTSWLYDLLKTLNTTPSLYLEAGAIHGCALAHENRVLIYMEDVGRHNAVDKIAGYMYRHGLSGADKIFYTTGRLTSEMVIKTVQMGIPILISRSGFTAWGVDLARQVGLTLIGRAKGKRFIALAGEDRIVFDADADQAEDEPAGAGRKAGRP, encoded by the coding sequence ATGACCACGCCCAGGCCCGATCTTCTCGTCCGGCCCGATCCGTCCGACCCGCGCCTCACGCGCAAGGTGGTCGGCGTGGACGAGCGCGGACGGCGGCTCGAAACCTCGGTCACGGTCGAGCGTCCGCTGACGCTCTATCTCAACGGCCAGGAAATCGTCACCATGATGACGATCGGCGATTACCCGGAATACCTGGCGCTCGGCTACCTCCTCAACCAGAACATGCTGCTGCCCGAGGACACGGTGCGCGCGGTCGATTTCGACGAGGACATCGGCGCCATCGTCGTGCGCACCGACCGGCGCACCGATTACGAGGAAAAACTCAAGAAGAAGACCATGACCTCGGGCTGCGCCCAGGGCACCGTGTTCGGCGACGTGATGGAGAAGTTCGAAAAGACGGCGCTGCCCCGGGAGGCGCGGTTCCGCACCTCGTGGCTCTACGACCTGCTCAAGACCCTCAACACCACGCCGAGCCTTTATTTGGAGGCCGGCGCGATCCACGGCTGCGCGCTGGCGCACGAAAACCGCGTGCTTATTTACATGGAGGACGTCGGGCGCCACAACGCCGTCGACAAGATCGCGGGCTACATGTATCGCCACGGCCTTTCCGGCGCCGACAAGATTTTCTACACCACCGGCCGCCTCACCAGCGAAATGGTGATCAAGACCGTGCAGATGGGCATTCCGATCCTGATTTCGCGCTCGGGCTTCACCGCCTGGGGCGTCGATCTCGCGCGCCAGGTGGGCCTGACCCTGATCGGCCGCGCGAAAGGAAAACGTTTCATCGCGCTCGCGGGCGAAGACCGGATCGTGTTCGACGCCGACGCCGATCAGGCCGAAGACGAGCCGGCGGGAGCCGGCCGCAAGGCCGGGCGGCCATGA
- a CDS encoding DUF3305 domain-containing protein yields the protein MTAPASAISERMNVGVVLERRRLEDPWRDHVWHAVEVVPGIADTGEWRKLGESEGSVRWLAPAPPVEMHRKDTEGYQTNIISGSPRVYVVLRPDPTNTPGREMRPFLATVCPFEAGCYSQSGEETVDTVPMPDAIRAWVEDFVARHHVEAPFVKRQRDRADPDKVGFGRRGPGEGRRG from the coding sequence ATGACTGCTCCGGCAAGCGCGATTTCCGAACGCATGAACGTCGGCGTGGTGCTGGAGCGCCGCCGCCTCGAGGATCCCTGGCGCGATCACGTTTGGCACGCGGTCGAGGTGGTGCCGGGCATTGCCGACACGGGCGAATGGAGGAAGCTCGGCGAGAGCGAGGGATCGGTCCGCTGGCTCGCGCCCGCGCCGCCGGTGGAGATGCACCGCAAGGATACGGAAGGTTACCAGACCAATATCATCAGCGGCTCTCCCCGAGTATACGTGGTGCTGCGCCCGGACCCAACCAACACGCCGGGGCGCGAGATGCGGCCGTTTCTGGCCACCGTCTGTCCGTTCGAGGCCGGTTGTTACAGCCAAAGCGGGGAAGAAACCGTGGACACGGTGCCGATGCCCGACGCAATCCGCGCCTGGGTCGAGGACTTCGTCGCCCGCCATCACGTGGAAGCGCCGTTCGTGAAGCGCCAGCGCGACCGCGCCGATCCCGACAAGGTCGGGTTTGGCCGGCGCGGGCCGGGAGAGGGCCGCCGTGGTTAG
- a CDS encoding DUF3306 domain-containing protein, translating into MVRKIDDQEPEGRPGEGRLARWSRLKREAAVEKQPRSETMTAARVPAEAAPATPAADEAERQKKIDEATKDLPPIESLGKDSDYSLFMREGVPEETRTAALRKLWRSDPAFTEPFPFEMHMEDYNKTFVPINAATDTLFRAGVGYLFDDDKDKTQSSATTAETAPDESSVSAQKEIESTPREGALTEAPDAAGKKSAEEQISMSGKNESG; encoded by the coding sequence GTGGTTAGAAAGATCGACGACCAAGAACCCGAAGGGCGGCCCGGCGAGGGGCGGCTCGCGCGCTGGTCGCGCTTGAAGCGCGAAGCCGCCGTCGAAAAGCAACCGCGATCCGAGACAATGACGGCGGCGCGGGTTCCAGCGGAGGCGGCGCCGGCGACGCCGGCGGCCGACGAAGCCGAACGGCAGAAGAAAATCGACGAGGCCACGAAGGACCTGCCGCCGATCGAAAGCCTGGGCAAGGATTCCGACTATTCGCTGTTCATGCGCGAGGGCGTGCCGGAGGAAACCCGCACCGCCGCGCTGCGCAAGTTGTGGCGGAGCGACCCCGCGTTCACCGAGCCCTTTCCCTTCGAGATGCACATGGAGGACTACAACAAGACTTTTGTTCCGATCAACGCGGCGACCGACACGCTGTTTCGCGCCGGGGTCGGCTATTTGTTCGACGACGACAAGGACAAGACCCAATCGTCCGCCACGACGGCGGAGACAGCCCCCGACGAATCGTCGGTGTCGGCGCAAAAAGAAATAGAATCGACACCGCGCGAAGGCGCGTTGACCGAGGCGCCGGACGCGGCGGGGAAAAAATCCGCCGAAGAACAAATTTCCATGTCAGGAAAAAATGAAAGTGGATAA
- a CDS encoding twin-arginine translocation signal domain-containing protein, with the protein MSDRKDIHATSRRELLKFVGLAAGVAGATAATGTVQASAPTERAEDGGYRETDHVRKYYELAR; encoded by the coding sequence ATGAGCGATCGAAAAGACATCCATGCCACGTCCCGGCGCGAGCTTCTCAAGTTCGTCGGGCTCGCCGCCGGCGTCGCCGGCGCGACGGCCGCGACCGGCACGGTCCAGGCGTCGGCTCCGACCGAGCGCGCCGAGGACGGCGGCTACCGCGAGACCGATCACGTCCGCAAATACTACGAACTCGCCCGCTGA
- the mobA gene encoding molybdenum cofactor guanylyltransferase MobA, producing MLLAGGRSERMGGGDKTLRPLGGRPMLARVIERARPQVGELIINANGDPARFAAFGLPVVADVIEGFAGPLAGILTALEWTGRRYPGAEWVASFATDAPFFPEDLVARLRAAVAREDADLAYARTPDGAHPVFGLWRIDLRHGLHRALTEENTRKVDVWTARYRVAHVDYSTTPFNPFFNVNRPEDLAYAEGLLAKNVVG from the coding sequence ATGCTGCTCGCGGGCGGCCGCTCCGAGCGCATGGGCGGCGGCGACAAGACGCTGCGGCCGCTGGGCGGGCGGCCGATGCTGGCGCGCGTCATCGAACGCGCCCGGCCGCAGGTCGGCGAGTTGATCATCAACGCCAACGGCGATCCGGCGCGTTTCGCCGCGTTTGGTTTGCCGGTGGTCGCCGACGTGATCGAGGGATTCGCCGGGCCGCTCGCCGGCATCCTGACCGCGCTCGAATGGACCGGGCGGCGCTATCCCGGCGCCGAGTGGGTCGCGTCGTTCGCGACCGACGCGCCGTTCTTTCCCGAAGACCTGGTTGCGCGGCTCCGGGCGGCTGTCGCGCGCGAAGACGCCGACCTCGCCTACGCGCGCACGCCCGATGGCGCGCACCCCGTGTTCGGATTGTGGCGGATCGATCTTCGTCACGGCTTGCACCGCGCGCTGACCGAAGAAAACACCCGCAAGGTCGATGTCTGGACCGCGCGTTACCGGGTGGCGCACGTCGATTATTCGACAACGCCGTTCAATCCCTTCTTCAACGTCAACCGACCCGAAGACTTAGCCTATGCCGAGGGGCTGCTGGCGAAAAACGTCGTCGGCTGA
- a CDS encoding GYD domain-containing protein, protein MNTYIVLGNYTDKGLAAIKQSPKRRAGVRKLLQKLGGRMKDFYLVMGGPDLVVIVELPNDEACARFALTVGSAGFVRTTTLRAFGEKEYHKIIESV, encoded by the coding sequence ATGAATACCTACATCGTTCTCGGCAATTACACCGACAAGGGCCTCGCCGCGATCAAGCAATCGCCCAAGCGGCGCGCCGGCGTGCGCAAACTGCTTCAGAAGCTGGGCGGCCGGATGAAGGATTTTTATCTGGTGATGGGCGGACCCGACCTGGTCGTGATCGTCGAACTGCCCAACGACGAGGCCTGCGCCCGCTTCGCGCTCACCGTCGGCTCGGCGGGCTTCGTGCGCACCACCACGCTCCGCGCGTTCGGCGAGAAGGAATATCACAAGATCATCGAAAGCGTCTGA
- a CDS encoding 4Fe-4S dicluster domain-containing protein → MRENQVLHQAVLEDAVVLEHDDEAPSRRGFLQGLTGVGLAGVGAAILGSMSAVSTFVTSRPAMAAPRGYLALDPELCTGCRTCMVVCSTYNNNGEASMELARLTVPRNPFHSTWEQMKPINYEPRPCLQCADAPCVNVCPVAAIQTDHKSGTNARTIDQNACIGCRKCIEACESAYEIPRIQFDVARNKAIKCHLCGGNPQCVSWCPNHAINFVSAEDFKPRTKYIRGQVVNVESDYRVIRAEDRAKELGYPQEPTQSAFSL, encoded by the coding sequence GTGCGCGAAAACCAAGTTCTACATCAAGCCGTGCTGGAAGACGCCGTTGTGCTGGAGCATGACGACGAGGCCCCCAGTCGCCGTGGTTTTCTTCAGGGATTGACGGGGGTCGGCCTCGCCGGTGTCGGCGCGGCGATTCTCGGCAGCATGTCGGCGGTATCGACTTTCGTCACGTCGCGCCCGGCGATGGCGGCGCCGAGGGGTTATTTGGCCCTCGATCCGGAACTGTGCACCGGCTGTCGCACCTGCATGGTGGTGTGCTCCACCTACAACAACAACGGCGAGGCAAGCATGGAGTTAGCGCGCCTCACGGTGCCGCGCAATCCTTTCCACTCGACTTGGGAGCAAATGAAACCGATCAACTACGAGCCCCGGCCGTGCCTGCAGTGCGCCGACGCGCCCTGCGTCAACGTCTGCCCGGTCGCCGCCATCCAGACCGATCACAAATCGGGAACCAATGCGCGCACGATCGACCAGAACGCCTGTATCGGTTGCCGGAAGTGCATCGAGGCGTGCGAATCCGCTTATGAAATTCCCCGCATTCAGTTCGACGTGGCGCGCAACAAGGCGATCAAATGCCATTTGTGCGGCGGCAATCCCCAGTGCGTTTCCTGGTGTCCCAATCACGCGATCAACTTCGTCAGCGCCGAGGATTTCAAGCCGCGGACCAAATATATCCGTGGGCAGGTCGTCAACGTCGAGAGCGATTATCGCGTCATCCGCGCCGAGGACCGGGCGAAGGAACTCGGCTATCCGCAGGAGCCGACCCAGAGCGCGTTCTCCCTGTAG
- a CDS encoding ABC transporter permease subunit, translated as MNDIGSAFDAALRLLIGFDANLVEIVLLSLQVSLTSVALASLIGMPLGAALALFRFPGRHGLVVLVNAFMGLPPVVVGLIVYLLLSRAGPLGVFGLLFTPAAMIVAQTILVLPIVAALTRQTIEDLWREYDEQLRSLGAGPARAVATLLWDGRFALVTAVLAGFGRASAEVGAVMIVGGNIDHVTRVMTTAIALEVSKGDLALALGLGLVLILLSTAINAAAYLVREVAARRHG; from the coding sequence TTGAACGACATCGGTTCCGCGTTCGACGCCGCGTTGCGCCTGCTGATCGGTTTCGACGCCAACCTGGTCGAAATCGTCCTGCTCTCCTTGCAAGTCAGCCTGACCTCGGTCGCGCTCGCTTCCCTGATCGGCATGCCGCTCGGCGCCGCGCTCGCCCTGTTCCGCTTTCCCGGCCGGCACGGTCTGGTGGTGCTGGTCAACGCCTTCATGGGCCTGCCGCCGGTGGTGGTGGGCCTGATCGTCTATCTGCTGCTGTCGCGGGCGGGACCGCTCGGCGTGTTCGGCCTGCTGTTCACCCCGGCGGCGATGATCGTCGCCCAGACCATTCTCGTGCTGCCGATCGTCGCCGCGTTGACGCGCCAGACCATCGAGGATCTGTGGCGGGAATACGACGAACAGCTCCGCTCGCTCGGCGCGGGCCCCGCGCGCGCGGTCGCGACCCTGCTCTGGGACGGGCGCTTCGCGCTGGTGACCGCGGTGCTGGCCGGGTTCGGGCGCGCCAGCGCCGAGGTCGGCGCGGTCATGATCGTCGGCGGCAACATCGACCATGTCACCCGGGTGATGACCACGGCGATCGCGCTCGAGGTTTCCAAGGGCGATCTCGCGCTGGCGCTCGGCCTCGGCCTCGTCCTGATCCTGCTCTCGACCGCGATCAACGCCGCCGCCTATCTGGTCCGCGAAGTCGCGGCGCGGAGGCACGGATGA
- a CDS encoding molecular chaperone TorD family protein, giving the protein MLARPLDAAAIGFVGDLSGDDSEFGRAIGLLARSARAATVEDATEEFNALFVGMGAGGELLPYASYYRTGLVYDKPLADLRGDLARLGIGARAETTEPEDHIAFMCEIMHGLIAGTFGAPKPINDQRAFFQAHLEPWAARFFADLEKAQSARLYAPLGTIGKLFMAIEREGFAADA; this is encoded by the coding sequence ATGCTCGCGCGACCGCTCGATGCGGCGGCCATCGGGTTCGTCGGCGACTTGAGCGGCGACGACAGCGAATTCGGCCGGGCGATCGGGCTTCTGGCGCGTTCCGCGCGCGCCGCGACGGTCGAGGACGCGACCGAAGAATTCAATGCGCTATTCGTAGGCATGGGCGCGGGCGGCGAATTGCTGCCTTACGCCTCCTACTATCGGACGGGGCTCGTCTACGACAAACCGCTCGCCGACCTGCGCGGCGATTTGGCCCGGCTCGGGATCGGCGCGCGGGCGGAAACGACCGAGCCCGAAGATCATATCGCCTTCATGTGCGAGATCATGCACGGGCTGATCGCCGGAACGTTCGGTGCCCCGAAGCCGATCAACGACCAGCGCGCGTTTTTCCAGGCGCACCTCGAACCCTGGGCGGCGCGTTTCTTCGCCGATTTGGAGAAAGCCCAGTCGGCGCGCCTCTACGCGCCGCTCGGCACGATCGGAAAACTGTTCATGGCGATCGAGCGGGAAGGATTTGCCGCCGACGCGTAA
- a CDS encoding cytochrome b/b6 domain-containing protein, protein MKDVQLKRRDAAQIAYHWVNAAAIVSLTLTGLAISFGYPGTADLFLWHLWAAWVFLAALVFHIWYTTIRFKHFHRMWATLQDLRDGLKRVPGFGRMGSGPAPKHGFYKVEQIALHWALAGVLLIIVITGFILWKPGRDFVAPFWMPWGWDAVFFARVVHQVFTFILIAFVLAHIYFAVLVPKEWPRLKSIFTGKVSFSWYAKEHRVSPQLEAQAKAHQGSPPSGVAMAGMRPVEKG, encoded by the coding sequence ATGAAGGACGTGCAACTCAAGCGCCGCGACGCGGCGCAGATCGCTTATCATTGGGTAAACGCCGCCGCCATCGTGTCGCTTACCCTAACGGGCTTGGCCATTTCTTTCGGTTATCCCGGCACGGCCGACCTGTTCCTGTGGCATCTTTGGGCGGCGTGGGTGTTTCTCGCCGCGCTGGTATTTCACATTTGGTACACGACGATCCGGTTCAAGCATTTTCATCGCATGTGGGCCACGCTTCAGGACCTGCGGGACGGGCTGAAGCGGGTTCCCGGTTTCGGCAGAATGGGCTCCGGGCCGGCGCCCAAGCACGGTTTCTACAAGGTCGAACAGATCGCCCTCCATTGGGCGCTCGCAGGCGTGCTCCTGATCATCGTGATCACTGGGTTCATCTTGTGGAAGCCGGGCCGGGACTTCGTCGCCCCCTTCTGGATGCCATGGGGATGGGACGCGGTGTTCTTCGCCCGCGTGGTTCATCAGGTGTTCACCTTTATTTTGATCGCGTTTGTCCTCGCGCACATTTATTTCGCCGTGCTGGTGCCGAAGGAATGGCCGCGGTTGAAATCCATATTTACCGGGAAGGTGTCTTTTTCCTGGTACGCGAAAGAGCATCGCGTGTCGCCGCAGCTTGAAGCGCAAGCGAAAGCGCATCAGGGATCTCCGCCGTCGGGCGTCGCCATGGCGGGCATGAGGCCGGTCGAGAAAGGCTAA
- a CDS encoding LysR family transcriptional regulator produces the protein MLNLTYVQTFMTILETGGFQEAARRLGRAQPTVSLQLQKLEESLGVTLVTRSRTKCTATPEGERFLPYASSLLRLASRAYHAANHSSIVVGASSNIGIYVLQPYIKRFVDQAGSDDAVELTIGSNPEIMQKLAQGELDLGLMEWWDDRPGFVATVWRQEPLVVIVRPDHPWAEHAGVKKEWLLEATWIGGEAGTGTATLLRKVFGDMVRKLRVAANLGSTEAVKAAVKAGLGVSLVLASAVREEVETGSLKALPIVGTTLEKDIWMIHPETRDGDALVGRFMKGLLQNQT, from the coding sequence ATGCTGAATCTGACATACGTACAAACGTTCATGACGATCCTCGAAACGGGCGGATTTCAGGAAGCCGCGCGACGCCTGGGGCGCGCGCAGCCGACGGTCTCGCTGCAATTGCAAAAGCTCGAGGAAAGTTTGGGGGTCACTCTGGTTACGCGCAGCCGGACGAAATGCACGGCGACGCCCGAGGGCGAGCGTTTCCTGCCCTACGCAAGCAGCCTGCTCAGACTGGCCTCGCGGGCGTATCACGCTGCCAATCATTCCTCCATCGTCGTCGGCGCGAGCAGCAACATCGGCATTTACGTTCTCCAGCCCTACATCAAACGATTTGTCGACCAGGCCGGCTCGGATGACGCCGTGGAACTGACCATCGGGTCCAATCCGGAGATCATGCAGAAACTGGCGCAGGGCGAGCTGGATCTCGGGCTCATGGAATGGTGGGACGACCGGCCGGGATTTGTGGCGACGGTGTGGCGGCAAGAGCCGCTGGTCGTCATCGTCCGGCCCGATCATCCCTGGGCCGAGCATGCGGGAGTCAAGAAGGAGTGGCTGCTCGAAGCGACCTGGATCGGCGGCGAGGCTGGCACGGGAACGGCGACGCTGTTGCGCAAGGTTTTCGGCGACATGGTCCGCAAACTCCGCGTCGCGGCGAATCTAGGCAGCACCGAAGCGGTCAAAGCCGCGGTCAAGGCGGGACTGGGCGTGTCCCTGGTGTTGGCGTCGGCGGTGCGCGAGGAAGTCGAAACCGGCTCGCTGAAGGCGTTGCCCATCGTCGGCACGACCTTGGAGAAAGACATCTGGATGATTCACCCCGAGACGCGGGATGGCGATGCCCTGGTCGGGCGGTTTATGAAAGGGCTTTTGCAGAACCAAACCTGA
- a CDS encoding phosphate ABC transporter ATP-binding protein, which translates to MSAPASRSILPLALQGVSFAIDGKRLIKNVGCAFERDLCTVIIGPNGAGKSLLLRLCHGLVRPSEGAVVWHGAEGRDPRLHQAMVFQRPVMLRRSVAANVDYALALRGFPKAERRVVVRDALEWTGLSHLAESPARVLSGGEQQRLALARVWALNPEVLFLDEPTASLDPAATHSIEELIGAIHAAGTRIIMTTHDLGQARRMADEVLFMHRGRLLEKSPADAFFAKPENELAGAFLRGELLWWDMGRERSEGARGDGAPRIG; encoded by the coding sequence ATGAGCGCGCCCGCGTCCCGTTCGATCCTGCCGCTCGCGCTTCAAGGCGTCTCCTTCGCCATCGACGGCAAGCGCCTGATCAAGAACGTCGGCTGCGCGTTCGAGCGCGACTTGTGCACCGTCATCATCGGGCCGAACGGCGCCGGGAAAAGCCTGTTGCTCCGCCTCTGCCACGGCCTGGTGCGGCCGAGCGAAGGCGCCGTCGTCTGGCACGGCGCCGAAGGCCGCGACCCCCGGCTGCACCAGGCGATGGTGTTCCAGCGCCCGGTGATGCTGCGCCGCTCGGTCGCGGCCAACGTCGATTACGCGCTCGCCCTGCGCGGCTTCCCCAAGGCCGAACGCCGCGTGGTGGTGCGCGACGCGCTCGAGTGGACCGGGCTCAGCCACTTGGCCGAAAGCCCGGCGCGGGTGCTGTCGGGCGGCGAGCAGCAACGGCTCGCGCTCGCCCGCGTCTGGGCGCTCAACCCGGAGGTGCTGTTCCTCGACGAGCCGACCGCCAGCCTCGATCCCGCCGCCACCCATTCGATCGAGGAACTGATCGGCGCCATCCACGCCGCCGGCACGCGCATTATCATGACCACCCACGATCTCGGCCAGGCGCGGCGCATGGCGGACGAGGTGCTGTTCATGCACCGCGGCCGGCTGCTGGAAAAATCGCCGGCCGACGCCTTTTTCGCCAAGCCGGAGAACGAATTGGCCGGGGCCTTCCTGCGCGGGGAATTGCTGTGGTGGGACATGGGGCGCGAACGGAGCGAAGGCGCGCGGGGCGACGGGGCGCCCCGGATCGGCTAG
- a CDS encoding hydroxyacid dehydrogenase — protein MVNVKTVLVTNTIDPAVLARLRPHCRVVANSEPRPWTRQELLAHAREATAILAFMTDCIDEAFLSVCPKLRIVACALKGYDNFDTDAFTRRGVWLTVVPELLSVPTAELTIDLMIAAARNIVEGSHFIRSGAFQGWRPFHSGSLVAGSTVGIVGMGVLGRAITERLAGFGVRMVYCDTRVIEGAVERHLQIARLSFDDLLSESDFVILAVPLSSGTTHLIDSSALARVKRGATLVNTARGSLVDEEAVAAALESGALAAYAADVFEMEDWARPDRPRSIPTRLIESPKTVLTPHIGSAIPSVRREIAAQAADSIIEFLRGVRPPPGAVNHPSLASDIVSC, from the coding sequence ATGGTGAACGTGAAGACCGTGCTGGTCACGAACACAATCGATCCTGCGGTGCTCGCACGCCTGCGGCCGCATTGCCGTGTGGTGGCAAATTCCGAACCCCGCCCGTGGACGCGGCAGGAACTCCTGGCCCATGCACGCGAGGCCACCGCTATCCTCGCGTTCATGACCGATTGCATCGACGAGGCGTTTCTCTCGGTGTGTCCCAAATTGCGTATCGTGGCATGCGCGCTCAAGGGCTACGATAACTTCGATACTGACGCGTTCACACGTCGCGGCGTGTGGCTCACCGTGGTGCCGGAACTTCTATCGGTTCCCACCGCAGAACTGACGATCGACCTGATGATCGCAGCCGCCCGGAATATTGTTGAAGGGAGTCATTTCATCCGCAGCGGGGCTTTCCAGGGCTGGCGCCCATTCCATTCCGGTTCCCTAGTCGCGGGCAGCACGGTCGGCATTGTCGGCATGGGGGTGCTCGGCCGGGCGATCACCGAGCGCCTCGCGGGATTCGGGGTGCGCATGGTTTATTGCGATACGCGCGTGATCGAAGGCGCTGTCGAACGACACTTGCAGATCGCTCGCTTGAGCTTCGACGACCTATTATCGGAGAGCGATTTCGTGATTCTTGCTGTGCCTCTCTCGTCCGGCACAACCCATCTGATCGACTCATCGGCGCTCGCGCGCGTCAAGCGGGGAGCCACTCTCGTCAATACCGCGCGGGGATCCCTGGTGGACGAGGAGGCGGTCGCGGCGGCGCTCGAAAGCGGAGCGCTCGCAGCCTATGCCGCCGACGTTTTCGAGATGGAGGATTGGGCACGACCGGATCGGCCGCGGTCTATCCCGACGCGCCTCATCGAGAGCCCCAAGACGGTGCTCACACCGCATATCGGCTCCGCCATTCCGTCGGTTCGTCGCGAGATCGCGGCGCAGGCAGCCGACAGCATTATCGAGTTTCTGCGAGGCGTTCGTCCGCCTCCGGGCGCGGTCAACCATCCGTCGCTGGCTTCCGATATTGTGTCATGCTGA